Within Thermococcus indicus, the genomic segment GCCTCAATGGCGGCGTTGAGTGCCAGGAGGTTGGTCTGGTCTGCGATGCCCCCTATGACCTCAACTATCTCCCCGATGCGCTTGGAGTGCTCGACGAGAATTGAAACCGCCCGCTCCATGTCCTGGTTGACCTCGGTTATGCTGGCCACGTTGAGGGCAACGTTGTCGGAAATCTTCTTGCCCCTCTCGGCCATGTCGGCGGTTTCGAGGGCGTAGTCCGTCAGCGCCTGGGCCTGGGTGTTCATCTCCTCTATCCCCGCGGTGAGGGTCTGGATGTAGTCGCCAAGCTCGGCGATGCTGGAGCGCTCCCTCTCCACCAGGCCCGCCAGGGAATCCGGGTCCACAGAGGTCTCCATCTCCAGCATGGGGAGGAGGGAGGAGAGCTTTTCCCGGGCACCTTCAAGATTTTTCAGGGCGGCATCCACTCCATCGACATCGATGGAGCAGGGCTGTGAAACGGTTATCCCGCGTTTTCTTATGGCCTCGGCCTTGTGTTCGATGGATACGAGGCGAGTGGCGATCTCCTCATCGAGGCCCCTTACGTCGGGATGCCTTCCCTCAAGGATGTCCTCAACCGCCCCGAGAATCCGGAGGGAGCTGTCCCCTCTTCTTGAAACGTACGCGCCAACGACCGCGGATGCACCAAGGCCAAGAATGAGACCCAGGGATGGGGCCACCAGGGTACCTGCGAGGGTTATCAGAGGGATTGAGCCAACCGCCACTATGGCAACGATGCGATTCACCGGCCACACCTCCCACCAGCACTATTTAACCATGGAGACAGGGAGATAAAAGAGTTTCGCATGTAGGTAATAACCTTTAATACGCGTTACAATAATAACCGGAGGAGTCGTAACGATATACCTATGCACCTACACAACCATCTACACACAAAGATTTTTTATGCCAAAAGCGCAAGGCTTTTGTGGAGTCTGCAATATCCAGCCCCGCACCTGGGAGACCCCCCAACGGATGCGTGAGATAGATGATGGATGTTAAGGATCCTGGCTATATAGGGATTAAGAGGGAGCTGTTCCGCCACCTCAAGGTTAGCAGTGACGCCTACAAGGACACGTACCTCGTCAGGCGCATAAGGGCAAGGATGAGGAAACTGGGAATCACCAGCTACACCGAGTATTACAGACTTATAAAGGCGAACAGGAGCGAGCTCGATGAGCTGCTGCTGACAGTGGCCATCAACGTCACGGAGTTCTTCAGAGACCCCGTGGTCTGGAGAACCCTTGAGAGAAAAGTCCTGCCTGAGCTGGTCGAGCACAAGCGGAAAACCCACAGCAGTTCCCTCAAAATATGGAGCGCCGCCTGCTCAACCGGGCAGGAACCGTACTCAATAGCCATGACGCTGTACGAGACGCTGGGGGAGAACCTCGGCGGGTTCCGGGTCAGTATACTGGCAACGGACATAGACAGGGAAGCGCTGGCAGTGGCCATGAAGGGGGAATATCCCGCCGACGTCATCGAGAAGCAGATACCGAAGGCCATGATACCCAAGTACTTCACCCGCGTAAGCGACGAGCGGTACCGCGTCTCGCCGAAGATAAAGCGCCTCGTCAAGTTCCGGCAGTTCAACCTCTTCAGCCCAACGTACCCGAAGGGGTTCGACATCATCTTCATCCGCAACGTGCTCATCTACATAAAGCGGGACGCCCAGGAGGAGATATTCGCCAAACTTTATGATTCGCTGGAGGATCACGGGTATCTCGTGCTCGGTAAGACCGAGACGATCCTCGGCAATGCCGCGAGGATGTTTAAGCTTCACGACCTCGTCGCGAGGATCTATCGCAAAAATCTGGAGGTGAAAAAACATGGCAAAGGTTTTGGTGGTGGATGACGCCGCCTTTATGCGCATGCTCCTGAAGAAGATACTGACCCAGGGCGGCCACCAGGTCGTTGGGGAGGCAGGTAACGGAAAGGAGGCCGTTCAGAAGTACCAGGAGCTGAAGCCCGACGTGGTCACCATGGACATAGTCATGCCCGAGATGGACGGCATCACCGCGGTCCAGGAGATAAAGAAGCTGGACCCAAACGCCAAGGTGATAATGATCACCGCGGTCGGGCAGGAAGGAAAGGTCATGGAGGCCCTCAAAGCCGGAGCTTCAGGGTACATAGTCAAACCGTTCCAGGCCCCGAAGGTGCTCGAGGAGATAGCCAGAGTACTGTCCAGCTGAGGGTGGATTTTGATGCCACTGAGCTCCCCCTCCCGAAAAATCCGGGTACTGGTAGTCGACGACTCAGCCTTCATGAGGAAGATACTTCGGGACATCATAAACTCCGACCCGGAGCTGGAGGTCTGCTGCGAGGCCAGGGACGGCGTTGAGGCAATAAATATGGTAAAGCTCCACAAGCCCGACGTGGTAACGCTCGATATCGAGATGCCCAGGATGAACGGCCTCGACGCCCTCCGGGTTATAATGAAGCAGACCCCCCTCCCGGTTATAATGGTGAGCGCCCTGACCCAGGAGGGCGCCGAGGCCACCATCAAGGCCCTTGAGTACGGTGCGATAGACTTCATCCCCAAGCCGAGCTCCTCCATCTCCATCAACATGAAGGAGATTCGCGGGGAGATAATAGCCAAGATAAAAGAGGCCGCCAAGGTACCCAGGCGGTTCCTTGAGCTAAGGAGGACGAGACTGCTCAGGGCGCAGAAGATCAAAACCAGAAAGCCCAGCGTCCCGGCAAAGACGGTCGTTGCCATAGCCTCATCAACGGGCGGCCCCCAGTCCCTGCTTAGGGTCATACCCAAACTTCCCGGGAACCTGAGGGCCGCGGTGCTGCTCGTACAGCACATGCCGCCCGGGTTCACAAAGTCCTTCGCGAAGAGGCTCGACAGCCTGAGCAAGATAGACGTCAAGGAGGCAGAGGATGGGGACCCCATAGAGGAGGGGAAGGCCTACGTGGCCCCCGGCGACTACCACATGGAGGTCGAGATGAGGCGCGGAAAGCCGGTTATAACGCTCAACAAGAAACCCAAGATACACGGGGTAAGACCCGCCGCCGACCCCATGATGACCACCGCCGCAGGGGTGTTCGGGCGCAGAACCGTCGGCGTCGTTATGACCGGCATGGGCAGGGATGGGGCACAGGGGACGGTAGCCATCAAGAAGAAAGGGGGAATAACCATCGCCCAGGACAAGGAAACTTCGATAATCTTCGGCATGCCCAAGGCCGCGATCGAGACGGGCATGGTGGACTACGTCGTCCCGCTGGATAAAATCGCAGAGACAATTGTGATGGCAGTAAACAAGGTTAACCGGGGTGGTGCCGGTGGAGGATCTTTCGCAGTATCTAGATGAGTTCCTCGCCGATGCGAGGGATAGGATAGACAGCCTCAGCAACGCAATACTCACGCTGGAGAAGATAGTCAAGGAGGGCGGGAGCGAGGAAGAGAAGAAGGCCATGATAGACCAGATTTTCCGCGATGCCCACACGCTAAAGGGTACCGCCGCCACGATGGGATTCATGAAGCTCAGTGAAGTGGCCCACAAGATGGAGAACCTCTTCGATCTCGTGAGGAGCGGGAAGGTGGAACCAACTCCCGACCTGATAGACGTGCTCCTGGAATTCCTTGACGCCATTGAGGGTATGGTGGACAGCATAGAGGAGAGCGGCAACGAGGGAGACTTTGACGTGGAGGAACTGTTCGCCAAGGCGGAAAAATTCTTCAGCGGCGGGGGGAAAACCAAAAGCGAGAAGGAGGCCCCGAGGGCCCAGGAAGAGGAAGCCCCGCAGGCGAAGGAAGAGGTCTCTCCAGCGGAGGAAGTTCCCGGCAAGAAGTACGTGGTCAGGGTACGCTTCCACAAGGACGCCCAGTTGAGGGGCGTAAGGGCTTTTCTCATACTGTCCGACCTCGAGGACATCGGGGAGGTCATCAAAACCAACCCCGATAGGAGCATCATCGAGGACGGAAAAGCCGACGTGGATGTTCTTGAGTTCGTAGTCGCAACCGATGAGGACCCGGAGAAGATAAAAACCCTTGTGACCAGGCATCCCGAGGTTGAGGACGCGGAGATAGAAGAGCTGAAGCAGGAAGAGGGCGTAAAAACCTATACCGTCACAGTGTACATGCAGAAGGACGCCCCCCTCAAGGGGGTACGCTCCTATCTCGTTCTCCAGGATCTCCAGAAGATGGGAGACGTCATCAAGACCGTACCCGACAGGGTCTCAATTCAGAATGGAGAACTCACCGACGGGTACTACTTCGGGGTTCTTCTGACATCGAGCCTTTCCCCGGAGGACATCAAAAAGGTCATCCTTAAACACCCGGATGTCCAGGACGCCGACGTCCAGGAAGGAGAGGGCAAGGAAGCCCCGAAACCAAAGGAAGAAACGGCCCCCAGCGGGAAGCCCGCCGCGGCCTCAGCGAAGAAGGCATCCAAGAAAAAGCTCCCCTCAACCCCCAAGGTCAAGGTATCCAAGATAATCAAGGTCGACGTCGGCCATCTCGACAGACTCATGAACCTCGTCGGCGAGCTGGTCATCACGAAAGGCCGGCTGGAGCAGATTGCGGAGAGACTCGGAGACCGCGAGCTGCTCGAGACCCTATCAACCCTATCGAGGCTCCTCACCGAGCTGCAGGACGAGATAATGGAGATGCGCCTCACGCCCGTTGCCGAGGTCTTCAACAAGTTCCCGCGCATGGTCCGCGAGCTGGCGAGGAAGATGGGCAAGGAGGTCGATTTCATCATCGAGGGTGCGGACATAGAGGTCGACAGGACAATACTCGACAAGCTCGGCGACGTCCTCGTCCACCTGCTGAGGAACGCCATAGACCACGGCATAGAGCCACCCGAGGAGAGGGAAAAGGCAGGGAAACCGCGCGCCGGCAGGCTCGAACTCATAGCAAGACGCGAGAGGAGCCACGTCGAGATTATAGTGAAGGACGACGGTCGCGGCATCGACCCCGAGAAGATAAAGAGAAAGGCGCTGGAGAAGGGCCTCATCACCCCCGAGCAGGCGGCAGAGATGAGCGACGAGGAAGCGATAAACCTGATATTCCTGCCGGGCTTCAGCACGAAGGAACAGGTCACCGACGTGTCAGGCAGGGGCGTTGGAATGGACGTCGTCAAGGACGTCGTCAAGAGCCTCAACGGCAGCATATCCGTCCAGAGCAAGGTCGGAGAGGGTTCGGTGTTCGTGCTCAAGCTGCCGGTCAGCATGGCCATCATCCAGGCGCTGCTCATTGAGGTCCAGGGTGAGGTCTACGCGGTTCCGATAAACAACATACTCGAGAGTATCGAGATCAAGCGCGAGGACACAAAGAGCATAGGCGGTAAGGAGGTCATAGTGCTCCGCGGTGAGATAATACCGGTCGTTATGCTTCACGAACTGTTCGGCCTGCCGGTTCCAGAGATGAACGAGTTCCCGGCGATAATAATCGACCTCGGAGCACAGAAGGTGGCGGTCGGCGTTGATAAGCTCCTCCACAAGAAGGACATAGTCATCAAGAGCCTCGGAAAGATGCTCTCCCACATCAGCGGCTTCGCGGGGGCGACGATACTCGGAGACGGTAGCGTGGTACTGATTATTGAGATAAACGGACTGCTCGGTGGTGGTAGGGGTGGACTCTGAGAACTACGAGGAGTACATCAAAAACCTGGACGAATTCGCCAAGAGTGCGCTGGTTGAAACCTTCAATATAGGTGCCTCCAGGGCAGCAGACGCGCTCAGCGAAATGACGGGTCTAACCGTCAACATCACGGTTCCGGAGATAGAGATAACCTCCATCAAAAACGTGCCCGAGAAGGTCGGTGAGGACGTAAAGGTGGCCGTCTACATCGGGCTCAGCGGCGGCTTTGACGGCCATGCGTTTTTCTTCCTGGACTTCGAAGACGCACTCAAAATGTTCGATATGATGATGGGAATGCCGCCCGGCTCAACGGCGGAGTTCGATGAGATGGTGCAGTCCGCGGTCATGGAGGCGGGCAATATTCTGATCTCCGCCTTCGCAAACGCCCTCAGCGAGTTTCTGGGAACGAGCATAAACCAGACCCCGCCGGACATGGCGGTTGACTTCACCCCGGCCATACTGGACTTCGCGCTCGCGGACATCGGCCGGCACTGTGACTACACCATGCTGCTCAAGACCACCATCCACATGGAGGGTGTTCAGTTCAGGGAGCACTTCATGATACTGCCCCACCCCGCCTCCATGAAGAGGATCATCGAAACCCTTCTGGGGGGATTCGCATGAGCGAGCACAAAAGCTGGTCGTCGAAGTGGTATCAGGACATATTTAGGGAGGCATCGAACATAGCGATGAGCCACGCGCTCACAGCGCTCTCAAACATGATAGGAGAGATTGAGATGGAACCCCCCGCGGTGGAGGTCCTCCCGCGGGCAAGGTTCCTCGCGATGATAGCGAGCAGGGGCATCAGGGACAGCTTCGTCGTGATGTTTGACATAACGGAAGGCCTGAGCGGCCTCACTATACTCCAGTTCCCGAAGAAAAGCGTCAGGGCGCTGGTATCACTCCTGCTCGGGATGGATCCGGATGACGAGGGCATGGACGAGATGGGACGCTCCGCCATCATGGAGATAGGCAACATACTCATCTCCGTCTACACCGACATACTGGCCCAGCTCATAGGGGAGCCCGTCTCACTCAGTCCGCCCAAACCCGTGGAGAGCCTGTACGACGCCGAGAGGGAACTGGCGAGGCCGGACCTCAGGGATGTCACCGAGGTACTGGCGTTCAAGACGCGGTTCTACCAGGCCAACACCGACGTGGAAAGCTTCTTCTACCTGATTCCGACCAAAGATGCCTTTGACAAGCTCGTGAGCAGGCTCGAAGCCCAGATAGAGAGCGTCGGGGCGAAGGAAGATACCCCCGAAAGCAGCGGGGGCGAGGCGGCGGCCGAGGAAAACGGTTCCGGCGAGGGTTGAGTCTTGGGGGAGATAAAGGTCGGAATCGGGGACTACGCGGTGGGCAAAAAGGCCGGAATAATCAGCACCTACGGCCTGGGCAGCTGCGTAGGTATAACCCTCTACGACCGCCTGACGAAGGTGGGCGGTCTGCTCCACGCCCTCCTGCCGGAGGCGAGCTACTACGGCAACAAGGGCAACCCCGCGAAGTACGTTGATACGGGCCTCCAGCTCCTCATCAAGGACATACAGAAGCTGGGCGGGAACCCCAGGCGGGCGGAGGCAAAGCTCTTCGGTGGGGCGCACATGTTCAGCAACGTCAGCAACGAGAAGCTCATGATAGGAAAGAGAAACGTCGAGGTCGCAAAGAAGGAGCTCAAAAGGCTCGGAATACGGCTGGTAGCCGAGGATACAGGCGGAAAAGGCGGGAGGACGATTTATCTCGACCTATCCACAGGCAAGGTTAGAATGAGACGT encodes:
- a CDS encoding methyl-accepting chemotaxis protein is translated as MNRIVAIVAVGSIPLITLAGTLVAPSLGLILGLGASAVVGAYVSRRGDSSLRILGAVEDILEGRHPDVRGLDEEIATRLVSIEHKAEAIRKRGITVSQPCSIDVDGVDAALKNLEGAREKLSSLLPMLEMETSVDPDSLAGLVERERSSIAELGDYIQTLTAGIEEMNTQAQALTDYALETADMAERGKKISDNVALNVASITEVNQDMERAVSILVEHSKRIGEIVEVIGGIADQTNLLALNAAIEAARSGEHGRGFAVVAENIRELADQSKKSTDQITELIRDMQESIDTVVSSIKQEFKVTEEIKDAVQELIAAFDDIARRANETANMIKELSDSIEGQAQSVQMLMDTIDGVYAIQNDISDVMLPLVDFLSTLHSRLDEIRKGLKALEESIDESRTLLENVGSARR
- a CDS encoding CheR family methyltransferase; its protein translation is MMDVKDPGYIGIKRELFRHLKVSSDAYKDTYLVRRIRARMRKLGITSYTEYYRLIKANRSELDELLLTVAINVTEFFRDPVVWRTLERKVLPELVEHKRKTHSSSLKIWSAACSTGQEPYSIAMTLYETLGENLGGFRVSILATDIDREALAVAMKGEYPADVIEKQIPKAMIPKYFTRVSDERYRVSPKIKRLVKFRQFNLFSPTYPKGFDIIFIRNVLIYIKRDAQEEIFAKLYDSLEDHGYLVLGKTETILGNAARMFKLHDLVARIYRKNLEVKKHGKGFGGG
- a CDS encoding response regulator, which gives rise to MAKVLVVDDAAFMRMLLKKILTQGGHQVVGEAGNGKEAVQKYQELKPDVVTMDIVMPEMDGITAVQEIKKLDPNAKVIMITAVGQEGKVMEALKAGASGYIVKPFQAPKVLEEIARVLSS
- a CDS encoding protein-glutamate methylesterase/protein-glutamine glutaminase produces the protein MPLSSPSRKIRVLVVDDSAFMRKILRDIINSDPELEVCCEARDGVEAINMVKLHKPDVVTLDIEMPRMNGLDALRVIMKQTPLPVIMVSALTQEGAEATIKALEYGAIDFIPKPSSSISINMKEIRGEIIAKIKEAAKVPRRFLELRRTRLLRAQKIKTRKPSVPAKTVVAIASSTGGPQSLLRVIPKLPGNLRAAVLLVQHMPPGFTKSFAKRLDSLSKIDVKEAEDGDPIEEGKAYVAPGDYHMEVEMRRGKPVITLNKKPKIHGVRPAADPMMTTAAGVFGRRTVGVVMTGMGRDGAQGTVAIKKKGGITIAQDKETSIIFGMPKAAIETGMVDYVVPLDKIAETIVMAVNKVNRGGAGGGSFAVSR
- a CDS encoding chemotaxis protein CheW; translated protein: MEDLSQYLDEFLADARDRIDSLSNAILTLEKIVKEGGSEEEKKAMIDQIFRDAHTLKGTAATMGFMKLSEVAHKMENLFDLVRSGKVEPTPDLIDVLLEFLDAIEGMVDSIEESGNEGDFDVEELFAKAEKFFSGGGKTKSEKEAPRAQEEEAPQAKEEVSPAEEVPGKKYVVRVRFHKDAQLRGVRAFLILSDLEDIGEVIKTNPDRSIIEDGKADVDVLEFVVATDEDPEKIKTLVTRHPEVEDAEIEELKQEEGVKTYTVTVYMQKDAPLKGVRSYLVLQDLQKMGDVIKTVPDRVSIQNGELTDGYYFGVLLTSSLSPEDIKKVILKHPDVQDADVQEGEGKEAPKPKEETAPSGKPAAASAKKASKKKLPSTPKVKVSKIIKVDVGHLDRLMNLVGELVITKGRLEQIAERLGDRELLETLSTLSRLLTELQDEIMEMRLTPVAEVFNKFPRMVRELARKMGKEVDFIIEGADIEVDRTILDKLGDVLVHLLRNAIDHGIEPPEEREKAGKPRAGRLELIARRERSHVEIIVKDDGRGIDPEKIKRKALEKGLITPEQAAEMSDEEAINLIFLPGFSTKEQVTDVSGRGVGMDVVKDVVKSLNGSISVQSKVGEGSVFVLKLPVSMAIIQALLIEVQGEVYAVPINNILESIEIKREDTKSIGGKEVIVLRGEIIPVVMLHELFGLPVPEMNEFPAIIIDLGAQKVAVGVDKLLHKKDIVIKSLGKMLSHISGFAGATILGDGSVVLIIEINGLLGGGRGGL
- a CDS encoding chemotaxis protein CheC, which encodes MDSENYEEYIKNLDEFAKSALVETFNIGASRAADALSEMTGLTVNITVPEIEITSIKNVPEKVGEDVKVAVYIGLSGGFDGHAFFFLDFEDALKMFDMMMGMPPGSTAEFDEMVQSAVMEAGNILISAFANALSEFLGTSINQTPPDMAVDFTPAILDFALADIGRHCDYTMLLKTTIHMEGVQFREHFMILPHPASMKRIIETLLGGFA
- a CDS encoding chemotaxis protein CheC, translating into MSEHKSWSSKWYQDIFREASNIAMSHALTALSNMIGEIEMEPPAVEVLPRARFLAMIASRGIRDSFVVMFDITEGLSGLTILQFPKKSVRALVSLLLGMDPDDEGMDEMGRSAIMEIGNILISVYTDILAQLIGEPVSLSPPKPVESLYDAERELARPDLRDVTEVLAFKTRFYQANTDVESFFYLIPTKDAFDKLVSRLEAQIESVGAKEDTPESSGGEAAAEENGSGEG
- a CDS encoding chemotaxis protein CheD, whose protein sequence is MGEIKVGIGDYAVGKKAGIISTYGLGSCVGITLYDRLTKVGGLLHALLPEASYYGNKGNPAKYVDTGLQLLIKDIQKLGGNPRRAEAKLFGGAHMFSNVSNEKLMIGKRNVEVAKKELKRLGIRLVAEDTGGKGGRTIYLDLSTGKVRMRRVSNGTITERTY